Proteins from a genomic interval of Massilia sp. KIM:
- a CDS encoding LysR family transcriptional regulator — MKAPYAKLQSKLGLPDLEIILALHRGRNLAGAAERLKVDASTVFRSIKRIEKDIGEVLFDRGRHGYVATELGRELAGHAERIEAQLEEARELAFNQAAEPSGTLRLTTTDTLLHSVLMPVLARFASAYPKIDLELVTTNAVANLSQRDADIAIRATRHPPEHLVGIRLGALRAAVYAGKDYLAAQPPGRHYSEMDWIALDDSLPDHPSQRWRREHYPKLAPRYKVNSVLSLAGAIVNGFGVGVAPLAVLAAHPQAVIVDGPLAELDTELWVLAHPDTRYLGRMKAMFDFLRAEVRLPA, encoded by the coding sequence ATGAAAGCTCCCTATGCAAAACTGCAATCGAAGCTCGGTCTCCCGGACCTCGAGATCATCCTGGCCCTGCACCGCGGCCGCAACCTGGCCGGGGCGGCCGAGCGGCTCAAGGTCGACGCCTCGACCGTGTTCCGCTCGATCAAGCGCATCGAGAAGGACATCGGCGAGGTCCTGTTCGATCGCGGCCGCCACGGCTACGTGGCGACCGAACTGGGGCGCGAACTGGCCGGCCACGCCGAACGCATCGAAGCCCAGCTCGAGGAAGCGCGCGAACTCGCGTTCAACCAGGCCGCCGAGCCCTCGGGCACCCTGCGCCTGACCACCACCGACACCCTGCTGCACAGCGTGCTGATGCCGGTCCTGGCGCGCTTCGCGAGCGCCTATCCGAAGATCGACCTGGAGCTGGTCACCACCAACGCGGTCGCCAACCTGAGCCAACGCGACGCCGACATCGCGATCCGCGCCACCCGCCACCCGCCCGAGCACCTGGTCGGCATCCGCCTGGGCGCCCTGCGCGCCGCGGTCTACGCCGGCAAGGACTACCTGGCCGCGCAGCCGCCGGGCCGGCACTACAGCGAGATGGACTGGATCGCGCTCGACGACAGCCTGCCCGACCACCCCTCGCAGCGCTGGCGCCGCGAGCATTATCCGAAGCTTGCGCCGCGTTACAAGGTCAACAGCGTGCTGTCGCTGGCGGGCGCCATCGTGAACGGCTTCGGCGTGGGCGTGGCGCCGCTCGCCGTGCTGGCCGCGCATCCCCAGGCCGTGATCGTCGACGGCCCGCTGGCGGAGCTCGACACCGAGCTGTGGGTGCTGGCCCATCCCGACACGCGCTACCTGGGGCGCATGAAAGCCATGTTCGATTTCCTGCGCGCCGAGGTCCGGCTCCCCGCCTGA
- a CDS encoding glutathione S-transferase family protein: protein MRLQLISHPLCPYVQRAVIALEEKQVPYERTDIDLANKPAWFLALSPLGKTPLLLAEGEPVFESAVICEYLEDTVLPALHPADPLARARHRGWVEFASAVLNGIAALYSAVEEGAFESARLQLRARFESLEQALGEGPYFAGAGFSLVDAAFAPVFRYLDLFDQADMPSMLAGLAKLQAWRRALAARPSVRKAVRPDYPAALRDFVERRQGVLAARLRLPA, encoded by the coding sequence ATGCGGCTGCAACTGATCAGCCACCCGCTTTGCCCCTACGTGCAGCGCGCCGTGATCGCGCTCGAGGAAAAACAGGTCCCCTACGAGCGCACCGACATCGACCTGGCCAACAAGCCGGCCTGGTTCCTGGCGCTTTCGCCGCTCGGCAAGACGCCGCTGCTGCTGGCCGAGGGCGAGCCGGTGTTCGAATCGGCCGTCATCTGCGAGTACCTGGAGGATACGGTGCTGCCCGCGCTGCACCCGGCCGACCCGCTGGCCCGCGCCCGGCACCGCGGCTGGGTCGAGTTCGCGTCCGCCGTCCTGAACGGCATCGCCGCCCTGTACTCGGCGGTGGAGGAGGGGGCGTTCGAGAGCGCGCGCCTGCAACTGCGCGCCCGCTTCGAGTCGCTGGAGCAGGCGCTCGGCGAGGGCCCCTATTTCGCGGGCGCCGGCTTCTCGCTGGTGGACGCCGCCTTCGCCCCGGTGTTCCGCTACCTCGACCTGTTCGACCAGGCCGACATGCCCTCCATGCTCGCGGGCCTGGCGAAGCTGCAGGCCTGGCGCCGCGCGCTGGCGGCGCGGCCCTCGGTGCGCAAGGCGGTGCGGCCCGACTATCCGGCCGCCCTGCGCGACTTCGTCGAGCGGCGCCAGGGCGTGCTGGCGGCGCGCCTGCGTCTGCCCGCTTGA
- the groL gene encoding chaperonin GroEL (60 kDa chaperone family; promotes refolding of misfolded polypeptides especially under stressful conditions; forms two stacked rings of heptamers to form a barrel-shaped 14mer; ends can be capped by GroES; misfolded proteins enter the barrel where they are refolded when GroES binds), translating into MAAKEVVFGDVARAKMVEGVNILANAVKVTLGPKGRNVVLERSFGAPTVTKDGVSVAKEIELKDKLMNMGAQMVKEVASKTSDNAGDGTTTATVLAQAIVREGMKFVAAGMNPMDLKRGIDKAVAATVEELKKIAKPTTTSKEIAQVGAISANSETSIGERIAEAMEKVGKEGVITVEDGKSLNDELDIVEGMQFDRGYLSPYFINNPDKQVAVHENPFILLCDKKISNIRDLLPVLEQVAKAGRPLVIVAEDIEGEALATLVVNNIRGILKTVAVKAPGFGDRRKAMLEDIAILTGGQVIAEEVGLTLEKVTLAELGQAKRVEVGKENTIIIDGAGQAEAIEGRVKQIRLQIEEATSDYDREKLQERVAKLAGGVAVIRVGAATEVEMKEKKARVEDALHATRAAVEEGIVPGGGVALLRARASLNVKGDNPDQEAGIKIVLRAMEEPLRMIVANAGDEPSVVVAAVLAGSGNYGYNAANGTYGDMVEMGVLDPAKVTRSALQNAASIAGLMLTTDCMVSEVVEDKPAGGMGGMGGMGGMGGMDGMM; encoded by the coding sequence ATGGCAGCTAAAGAAGTAGTGTTCGGCGACGTCGCACGCGCCAAGATGGTCGAAGGCGTCAACATCCTGGCCAACGCCGTCAAAGTCACCCTGGGCCCGAAAGGCCGCAACGTCGTGCTGGAGCGCTCGTTCGGCGCCCCGACCGTCACCAAGGACGGCGTCTCGGTCGCCAAAGAGATCGAGCTGAAAGACAAGCTCATGAACATGGGCGCGCAGATGGTCAAGGAAGTCGCTTCCAAGACCAGCGACAACGCCGGCGACGGCACCACCACCGCGACCGTGCTGGCCCAAGCCATCGTGCGCGAAGGCATGAAGTTCGTTGCCGCCGGCATGAACCCGATGGACCTGAAGCGCGGCATCGACAAGGCCGTCGCAGCCACCGTCGAAGAACTGAAGAAGATCGCCAAGCCGACCACCACCTCCAAGGAAATCGCCCAGGTTGGCGCGATCTCGGCCAACTCGGAAACCTCGATCGGCGAGCGCATCGCCGAAGCGATGGAAAAAGTCGGCAAGGAAGGCGTCATCACCGTCGAAGACGGCAAGTCGCTGAACGACGAACTGGACATCGTGGAAGGCATGCAGTTCGACCGCGGCTACCTGTCGCCCTACTTCATCAACAACCCGGACAAGCAGGTCGCCGTTCACGAGAACCCGTTCATCCTGCTGTGCGACAAGAAGATCTCCAACATCCGTGACCTGCTGCCGGTGCTGGAGCAAGTGGCTAAGGCCGGCCGTCCGCTGGTGATCGTCGCCGAAGACATCGAAGGCGAAGCCCTGGCGACCCTGGTGGTCAACAACATCCGTGGCATCCTGAAGACCGTCGCCGTCAAGGCTCCGGGCTTCGGCGACCGCCGCAAGGCCATGCTGGAAGACATCGCCATCCTGACCGGCGGCCAGGTGATCGCCGAAGAAGTCGGCCTGACCCTGGAAAAAGTCACCCTGGCCGAACTGGGCCAGGCCAAGCGCGTCGAAGTGGGCAAGGAAAACACCATCATCATCGACGGCGCAGGCCAGGCTGAAGCGATCGAAGGCCGCGTCAAGCAGATCCGCCTCCAGATCGAAGAAGCGACTTCGGACTACGACCGCGAGAAGCTGCAGGAGCGCGTTGCCAAGCTGGCAGGCGGTGTCGCCGTGATCCGCGTCGGCGCTGCGACCGAAGTCGAGATGAAAGAGAAGAAGGCACGCGTGGAAGACGCGCTGCACGCCACCCGCGCTGCCGTGGAAGAAGGCATCGTCCCGGGCGGCGGCGTGGCCCTGCTGCGCGCTCGCGCTTCGCTCAACGTCAAGGGCGACAACCCGGACCAGGAAGCAGGCATCAAGATCGTCCTGCGCGCCATGGAAGAGCCGCTGCGCATGATCGTCGCCAACGCCGGCGATGAGCCGTCGGTCGTGGTGGCTGCCGTGCTGGCAGGCTCGGGCAACTACGGCTACAACGCCGCCAACGGCACCTACGGCGACATGGTCGAGATGGGCGTGCTGGATCCGGCCAAGGTCACCCGCTCGGCGCTGCAGAACGCAGCCTCGATCGCCGGCCTGATGCTGACCACCGACTGCATGGTCTCGGAAGTCGTCGAAGACAAGCCGGCCGGCGGCATGGGCGGCATGGGCGGCATGGGTGGCATGGGCGGCATGGACGGCATGATGTAA
- the groES gene encoding co-chaperone GroES, whose protein sequence is MNLRPLHDRVIVKRLDQETKTASGLIIPDAAAEKPDQGEVLAVGNGKVQENGQVRPLEVKVGDRVLFGKYSGQAVKVNGEELLVMREEDIMAVVAQ, encoded by the coding sequence ATGAACCTTCGTCCTCTGCACGATCGCGTTATCGTGAAGCGTCTCGACCAGGAAACCAAAACTGCGTCCGGCCTGATCATCCCCGATGCAGCCGCCGAGAAGCCGGACCAGGGTGAGGTGCTCGCCGTCGGCAACGGCAAGGTGCAGGAGAATGGTCAAGTTCGCCCGCTGGAAGTGAAGGTCGGCGACCGCGTGCTGTTCGGCAAGTACTCCGGCCAGGCCGTCAAGGTCAACGGCGAAGAACTGCTGGTGATGCGCGAAGAAGACATCATGGCCGTCGTGGCGCAGTAA
- a CDS encoding cell division protein ZapA: MIQLDVTIMGQPYRLACREGEERTLREAVGYLDGKMCALRDSGKVKGTDRIAVMAALSVAAEFLSVKSPQGPLSDMSILEVKQKLEAMHTVLDKALSPQENLS, encoded by the coding sequence ATGATCCAGCTCGACGTCACCATCATGGGCCAGCCCTACCGCCTGGCTTGCCGCGAAGGCGAGGAACGCACCTTGCGCGAGGCCGTCGGCTACCTCGACGGCAAGATGTGCGCGCTGCGCGACTCCGGTAAGGTGAAGGGCACGGACCGCATCGCGGTCATGGCGGCGCTGTCGGTCGCGGCCGAGTTCCTGTCGGTGAAGTCCCCGCAGGGGCCGCTGTCGGACATGTCTATCCTCGAAGTCAAGCAGAAACTCGAGGCCATGCACACGGTGCTCGACAAGGCTTTGTCCCCTCAGGAAAATCTGTCCTGA
- a CDS encoding EVE domain-containing protein, with protein MRYWLMKSEPDEVSFEDVLAAPGKTVAWFGVRNYQARNFMRDAMSVGDGVLFYHSSCAVPGVAGLAEVASSPYPDESQFDPASHYHDPKATREQPRWISVDVRATEQGRYVPLSELRSVPALENMVLLQKGSRLSVSPVSAAEWKAIVALVRGKGA; from the coding sequence ATGCGCTATTGGTTGATGAAATCCGAACCCGACGAGGTCAGTTTTGAGGACGTGCTGGCCGCTCCCGGGAAAACGGTCGCCTGGTTCGGCGTGCGCAACTACCAGGCGCGCAACTTCATGCGCGACGCCATGTCGGTCGGCGACGGCGTCCTGTTCTACCACTCGAGCTGCGCCGTGCCCGGCGTGGCCGGCCTGGCCGAGGTGGCGAGCAGCCCCTATCCCGACGAAAGCCAGTTCGATCCCGCCTCCCACTACCACGACCCCAAGGCCACCCGCGAACAGCCGCGCTGGATCTCGGTCGACGTGCGCGCCACCGAGCAGGGACGCTATGTGCCGCTGTCCGAACTGCGCAGCGTGCCGGCCCTCGAGAACATGGTCCTGCTGCAGAAGGGCAGCCGGCTGTCGGTCTCGCCGGTGAGCGCCGCCGAATGGAAGGCCATCGTCGCCCTGGTGCGCGGCAAGGGGGCGTGA